CAGAGGCGGATTCGCCTTCTTCCCTCAGTTTGGTTTGTAAGGTTCCCCTGGAGTGAATTTTTTTTCCGTTCATCACCGGCACTTTAAATTCTGCAAAAGTGTTCTCATCAGACAAAGCCAGCGGTAAGGTGTACACAGCAGGGAAAATACGTTTCAACCTTTTATAAAGTTTTTGATTCGGCTCAAATGCGTAAATATTTTGATGCTGAAGTTTGTTTTCCAGCTGGTAAAGGTAGGCACCAACATTGGCTCCTATGTCCATATACACATCATTTTCGCTGAGGTAATCTTTAATCCAAAGAAGTTCCGGTTCTACTCTTCTTTCAAGGATATTCTCACGGTTCAGGCCTTTCAGTTTTTTGAAAAACCTTTCCTTGTAAAAACTTGGGCTAAAATACTGCAGTTTCTCTGCAATGAGGCTGTATATCGACATACTTTTGAGCTACGGGAAAAACAAATATAGAAAAATTTGTTAAAGAAATGTTAAAATCGCCATCAAAAATGGAATTTATTTGATACTCATATTTAAATTTCAAGTATTTCCGTAACTTTAAAGAACATTTTAAAAATTATGAAAAAGACCTTATTCATTGGTGCTTTCGCATTGTTAACTTCCTGTACTGCGGTGCAGAATTCCGGATCCGATAAGCAGCCATTCGTTTGGGAAGGCGCCAATCTTTATTTTCTTTTAACCGACCGCTTCAACAACGGAAATCCAAATAACGACGTCAACTTCAACCGTACCGAGAAAACTGCGGTTTTACGTGGTTTTGAAGGCGGTGACCTGCGCGGAATCATTCAGAAAATTGATGATAATTATTTTTCAGATTTGGGAATCAATGCGATTTGGATGACGCCGGTTATTGAACAGATTCACGGGGCAACCAATGAAGGAACAGGAAATACCTA
The sequence above is a segment of the Chryseobacterium taklimakanense genome. Coding sequences within it:
- a CDS encoding FkbM family methyltransferase; the encoded protein is MSIYSLIAEKLQYFSPSFYKERFFKKLKGLNRENILERRVEPELLWIKDYLSENDVYMDIGANVGAYLYQLENKLQHQNIYAFEPNQKLYKRLKRIFPAVYTLPLALSDENTFAEFKVPVMNGKKIHSRGTLQTKLREEGESASEIHKVKVTRLDDWAELEDFTRLNFIKIDVEGNELHTLRGAKKTLQKFKPTIMVEIEQRHHEEPGWNIISEVENWGFEAHYLDRNSFNLEKLTKNLIEAQNSENVKQYTEYINNIIFVPAK